Proteins from a single region of Pseudorasbora parva isolate DD20220531a chromosome 22, ASM2467924v1, whole genome shotgun sequence:
- the gnl3l gene encoding guanine nucleotide-binding protein-like 3-like protein, with translation MSKAKQKRAKRLGFCGKKSKDGQQSQGGKKDPGVPNVRSFKEHSQRQAERRQQRLEEQQERQRLSREKEMMKRRSLDSFQKDIQLRQREFEQREIQMQTLEKHVNFETENSRKAYCREFKKVVEAADVILEVLDARDPLGCRCPQVEQAVVQSGTNKKIVLVLNKIDLVSKDIVEKWIKYLRNEFPTVAFKSSTQQQNKNLKRSRVPVTQATQELLESSACVGADCLMKLLGNYCRNQDIKTAITVGVVGFPNVGKSSLINSLKRARACNVGATPGVTKCLQEVHLDKHIKLLDCPGIVMATSTSDAAMILRNCVKIEQLVDPVPPVEAILRRCNKTQIMEHYGIPDFQTVHEFLALLARRQGKLRKGGLPDSDKAAKSVLMDWTGGRISYFTHPPETHTLPTHVSAEIVAEMGKAFDWDELEKGNLEALAECGTSDAQMGFCMATSGLTQGGQGENLAELDEPSEDPELQDTVESMDADEDPEFGPMTVELKVPKTKSSGAIEAVPPKPVDLKDILDVDPLLQGQALLAANKKRKKQQKRADKLGTKLSDSLTSALNFSFSDS, from the exons ATGTCCAAAGCAA AGCAAAAGCGAGCGAAACGGTTGGGGTTTTGCGGTAAAAAG TCCAAGGATGGGCAGCAGTCGCAAGGAGGGAAGAAGGATCCTGGGGTACCTAATGTGCGCAGCTTCAAAGAACACAGTCAGAGACAAGCTGAACGCCGACAACAGAGG CTGGAGGAGCAACAGGAGAGGCAGAGGTTGtcaagagagaaagagatgatGAAAAGGAGAAGTCTGGACAGTTTTCAGAAAGACATCCAGTTACGACAAAGAGAGTTTGAACAGAGG GAGATTCAAATGCAAACCCTGGAGAAGCATGTTAACTTTGAAACCGAGAACTCAAGAAAGGCATACTGCAGAGAATTTAAAAAG GTAGTAGAGGCAGCAGATGTTATTTTAGAGGTTCTGGACGCCAGAGACCCTTTAGGCTGCCGGTGTCCACAGGTTGAACAGGCCGTTGTCCAAAGTGGaaccaacaaaaaaattgtacttgttttaaataaaattg ATTTGGTGTCCAAGGATATTGTGGAAAAATGGATCAAGTATCTTCGCAATGAGTTTCCTACTGTGGCTTTCAAATCCTCCACTCAGCAGCAGAACAAAAATTTG AAACGCAGTCGCGTGCCTGTGACCCAGGCTACTCAAGAGCTGCTGGAAAGCAGTGCGTGTGTTGGGGCAGATTGTTTAATGAAACTATTAGGAAACTACTGCCGCAACCAAGATATAAAAACCGCTATAACTGTAGGAGTGGTTG GTTTTCCGAATGTGGGGAAAAGCAGTTTAATTAACAGCTTGAAGCGTGCTCGTGCATGTAACGTTGGAGCTACACCCGGAGTTACTAA GTGTTTACAGGAGGTCCATCTAGACAAACATATCAAACTTTTAGATTGCCCTGGTATTGTAATGGCAACCTCAACCAGTGATGCTGCCATGATCCTTCGGAACTGTGTGAAGATCGAGCAGCTGGTGGACCCAGTTCCACCTGTTGAAGCCATATTGAGGCGCTGCAATAAAACGCAG ATTATGGAACATTATGGAATTCCAGACTTCCAGACTGTACATGAGTTCCTTGCCTTACTGGCCCGTCGTCAAGGCAAGCTGAGGAAAGGAGGGCTTCCTGACTCTGACAAAGCTGCCAAGAGTGTTCTTATGGATTGGACTGG GGGTCGTATCAGCTACTTCACACATCCTCCTGAGACTCACACGCTACCCACGCATGTCAGTGCTGAGATTGTAGCGGAAATGGGCAAAGCATTTGACTGGGATGAACTGGAGAAGGGTAATCTGGAGGCGCTGGCTG aGTGTGGCACATCTGATGCACAAATGGGGTTCTGTATGGCTACATCTGGATTGACACAAGGAGGTCAAGGGGAAAATCTAGCAGAACTAGATGAACCATCAGAGGACCCTGAACTTCAAGACACGGTTGAATCAATGGATGCCGATGAGGACCCAGAG TTTGGACCGATGACTGTTGAGCTAAAGGTTCCCAAGACAAAAAGCAGTGGTGCAATTGAAGCTGTACCCCCAAAGCCAGTGGACCTAAAAGACATTCTGGATGTTGACCCACTGCTGCAAGGTCAGGCCCTCCTGGCTgccaacaaaaaaagaaagaagcagCAAAAGAGAGCTG ATAAACTCGGCACCAAACTTTCAGATTCTCTTACCTCAGCTTTGAACTTCTCCTTCTCTGACAGCTGA
- the tfe3b gene encoding transcription factor E3b isoform X1: MSSRVLLRQQLMREQAQEQERREAQQQASVAQLRPTDSTPAISVTVPTTAARPPPAQVPVEVLKVQTHLENPTKYHIQQAQRQQVKQYLSTTLGNKIATQTLGISPVPQSSSAPEMGPSASSAPNSPMAHLNLGSNKEEMDDVIDDIISLESSFNDDIMSLIDSGLQLPNTLPGNLLDVYSSPGMATPTITVSNSCPADLPNIKREFTDTETRALMKERQKKDNHNLIERRRRFNINDRIKELGALIPKSTDPEMRWNKGTILKASVDYIRKLQKEQQRAKEIEMRQKKLEQSNQALLLRIQELEMQARHHGLNSTVSQGLSTEASFLQQQLLQANQSMQHGAGEARPQNHLGIDAAMAQTSPSPFLTIPPSGSPAAVAESGPLDLDTFSFTELDDPTASDLYSDVGLSDILMDDGCTMSTVRSSDVLFSTMSPGPSKTSNHETSVNMEDDL, translated from the exons ATGTCATCCCGAGTGTTGCTACGGCAACAGCTGATGCGGGAGCAGGCGCAGGAGCAGGAAAGGAGAGAGGCGCAACAGCAGGCGTCTGTCGCTCAGCTCCGCCCAACAGATTCCACTCCCGCCATCTCCGTCACGGTGCCAACCACGGCTGCCCGCCCTCCTCCAGCTCAAGTACCGGTGGAGGTTCTGAAG GTGCAAACTCATCTTGAAAACCCAACAAAATACCACATCCAGCAGGCTCAGAGGCAGCAAGTAAAGCAGTACTTGTCCACAACACTAGGCAATAAAATTGCCACACAAACTCTTGGTATATCCCCTGTTCCGCAGTCAAGCTCTGCTCCGGAGATGGGTCCTTCTGCAAGCAGTGCTCCCAATAGCCCAATGGCACACCTTAACCTGGGCTCCAACAAAGAAGAG ATGGATGATGTAATCGACGACATCATCAGCCTTGAGTCCAGCTTCAATGATGACATCATGTCACTGATAGATTCTGGCCTACAACTCCCAAACACG CTACCAGGCAACCTTCTGGATGTCTACAGCAGTCCTGGTATGGCAACCCCCACCATCACCGTCAGCAATTCCTGTCCAGCAGATCTGCCTAATATCAAAAGAGAATTTACTG ATACAGAGACCAGAGCTCTTATGAAGGAGAGGCAGAAGAAAGATAATCACAATCTCA TTGAAAGACGGAGAAGATTCAACATAAATGACAGAATAAAGGAATTAGGGGCTCTGATACCCAAATCCACTGATCC GGAGATGCGTTGGAACAAGGGAACCATTTTGAAGGCTTCTGTTGATTACATAAGAAAACTTCAGAAAGAGCAACAGAGGGCCAAAGAGATTGAAATGAGGCAGAAGAAACTGGAGCAATCCAACCAGGCCCTGCTGCTCCGCATACAG GAATTAGAAATGCAAGCTCGTCACCATGGCCTCAACAGCACTGTGTCTCAAGGCCTGAGCACAGAGGCTTCCTTCCTTCAACAACAGCTACTACAGGCAAACCAGTCCATGCAGCACGGCGCTGGGGAAGCCCGACCTCAGAACCACCTCGGCATAGATGCTGCCATGGCACAGACTTCCCCCTCTCCCTTCCTCACAATTCCTCCCTCCGGCTCCCCGGCTGCTGTGGCAGAAAGCGGCCCTCTCGATCTGGATACGTTTAGCTTTACAGAGCTAGACGACCCTACGGCCTCTGATCTTTACTCTGACGTGGGTCTCAGTGACATTCTGATGGATGACGGCTGCACAATGTCCACTGTCAGGTCTTCAGATGTGCTCTTTTCTACAATGTCCCCCGGACCCTCCAAGACCAGCAACCACGAGACTAGCGTGAACATGGAGGATGACTTGTGA
- the tfe3b gene encoding transcription factor E3b isoform X2 produces the protein MSSRVLLRQQLMREQAQEQERREAQQQASVAQLRPTDSTPAISVTVPTTAARPPPAQVPVEVLKVQTHLENPTKYHIQQAQRQQVKQYLSTTLGNKIATQTLGISPVPQSSSAPEMGPSASSAPNSPMAHLNLGSNKEEMDDVIDDIISLESSFNDDIMSLIDSGLQLPNTLPGNLLDVYSSPGMATPTITVSNSCPADLPNIKREFTETRALMKERQKKDNHNLIERRRRFNINDRIKELGALIPKSTDPEMRWNKGTILKASVDYIRKLQKEQQRAKEIEMRQKKLEQSNQALLLRIQELEMQARHHGLNSTVSQGLSTEASFLQQQLLQANQSMQHGAGEARPQNHLGIDAAMAQTSPSPFLTIPPSGSPAAVAESGPLDLDTFSFTELDDPTASDLYSDVGLSDILMDDGCTMSTVRSSDVLFSTMSPGPSKTSNHETSVNMEDDL, from the exons ATGTCATCCCGAGTGTTGCTACGGCAACAGCTGATGCGGGAGCAGGCGCAGGAGCAGGAAAGGAGAGAGGCGCAACAGCAGGCGTCTGTCGCTCAGCTCCGCCCAACAGATTCCACTCCCGCCATCTCCGTCACGGTGCCAACCACGGCTGCCCGCCCTCCTCCAGCTCAAGTACCGGTGGAGGTTCTGAAG GTGCAAACTCATCTTGAAAACCCAACAAAATACCACATCCAGCAGGCTCAGAGGCAGCAAGTAAAGCAGTACTTGTCCACAACACTAGGCAATAAAATTGCCACACAAACTCTTGGTATATCCCCTGTTCCGCAGTCAAGCTCTGCTCCGGAGATGGGTCCTTCTGCAAGCAGTGCTCCCAATAGCCCAATGGCACACCTTAACCTGGGCTCCAACAAAGAAGAG ATGGATGATGTAATCGACGACATCATCAGCCTTGAGTCCAGCTTCAATGATGACATCATGTCACTGATAGATTCTGGCCTACAACTCCCAAACACG CTACCAGGCAACCTTCTGGATGTCTACAGCAGTCCTGGTATGGCAACCCCCACCATCACCGTCAGCAATTCCTGTCCAGCAGATCTGCCTAATATCAAAAGAGAATTTACTG AGACCAGAGCTCTTATGAAGGAGAGGCAGAAGAAAGATAATCACAATCTCA TTGAAAGACGGAGAAGATTCAACATAAATGACAGAATAAAGGAATTAGGGGCTCTGATACCCAAATCCACTGATCC GGAGATGCGTTGGAACAAGGGAACCATTTTGAAGGCTTCTGTTGATTACATAAGAAAACTTCAGAAAGAGCAACAGAGGGCCAAAGAGATTGAAATGAGGCAGAAGAAACTGGAGCAATCCAACCAGGCCCTGCTGCTCCGCATACAG GAATTAGAAATGCAAGCTCGTCACCATGGCCTCAACAGCACTGTGTCTCAAGGCCTGAGCACAGAGGCTTCCTTCCTTCAACAACAGCTACTACAGGCAAACCAGTCCATGCAGCACGGCGCTGGGGAAGCCCGACCTCAGAACCACCTCGGCATAGATGCTGCCATGGCACAGACTTCCCCCTCTCCCTTCCTCACAATTCCTCCCTCCGGCTCCCCGGCTGCTGTGGCAGAAAGCGGCCCTCTCGATCTGGATACGTTTAGCTTTACAGAGCTAGACGACCCTACGGCCTCTGATCTTTACTCTGACGTGGGTCTCAGTGACATTCTGATGGATGACGGCTGCACAATGTCCACTGTCAGGTCTTCAGATGTGCTCTTTTCTACAATGTCCCCCGGACCCTCCAAGACCAGCAACCACGAGACTAGCGTGAACATGGAGGATGACTTGTGA
- the si:dkey-245f22.3 gene encoding myoD family inhibitor domain-containing protein: protein MNCDHKDKQCGRSPTGSKSSFREDDQIHSVPNSSDEKDLESTRTCLKDNELSPSEELSGKENSCLISPLSKTKPLPFDVHIKEVSADVKKPLQDVLNAPGSDISNAFPVCVQLPTNHLKNSHMTAFKATHRHRKISRSSTSTLKSRLSLKAPAEDLCASFLLACLFCKFWDCVLAVGDGCQYCVASICTSFCSHACCCDPSSLEDLMGFCPCCSCGEYMEACGCNWGESTFDCSICDLCTQTTECLELGMELSQLLFH from the exons ATGAATTGTGACCATAAGGATAAACAATGTGGCCGGTCACCAACTGGATCAAAATCCAGCTTTCGTGAAGATGACCAAATTCATTCAGTTCCAA actCATCTGATGAAAAAGACTTGGAATCCACCAGAACATGTCTAAAGGATAATGAACTATCACCATCCGAGGAACTCTCTGGGAAGGAAAACTCATGTCTTATTTCTCCTCTCAGCAAAACGAAACCACTACCATTTG ATGTGCATATTAAAgaagtctccgcagatgtgaaaAAGCCACTTCAAGATGTTCTGAATGCTCCTGGCAGTGACATCAGTAATGCCTTTCCTGTCTGCGTTCAGCTACCCACAAACCACCTGAAAAACTCACATATGACCGCTTTTAAAGCAACACACCGTCATCGCAAAATTAGCCGCTCATCCACCTCCACATTGAAAAGTCGACTGAGCCTGAAAGCCCCAGCTGAAG ACCTGTGCGCATCCTTTTTGTTAGCGTGTTTGTTCTGCAAGTTTTGGGATTGCGTGCTGGCCGTCGGTGACGGGTGTCAGTACTGCGTGGCCTCAATCTGTACATCCTTCTGCTCTCACGCATGTTGTTGCGACCCTTCCTCTCTGGAGGACCTCATGGGTTTCTGCCCATGTTGCAGCTGTGGTGAGTACATGGAGGCTTGCGGCTGCAACTGGGGAGAAAGCACCTTTGACTGCTCCATTTGCGATCTCTGTACACAGACGACTGAGTGTCTGGAACTCGGCATGGAACTCTCTCAGCTTCTGTTTCACTAG